One genomic segment of Hymenobacter psoromatis includes these proteins:
- a CDS encoding acyl-CoA dehydrogenase family protein has translation MEVSNKAVVKGGEFIIKPTEAQDVFTPADFTEEQNMMYQTCLDFLVAEVHPLLERLDNHEEGLMRGLMEKAGQLGLFGVSVPVQFGGLDMDFPTALRVTEGVGGGNSFPVAFAAHTGIALLPILYFGTDAQKQKYIPGLTDGTLMGAYCLTEPGSGSDALGAKTKAVLNAEGTHYVLNGQKMWITNAGFADVFIVFAKIDGEQFTGFIVDKDTPGLSLGNEEHKMGIKGSSTRQVFLSDAQVPKENVLGEIGKGHLIAFNVLNIGRVKLAAACLGGAKATATQSVKYANERVQFKLPISKFGAIRYKLAQQAIRMYAVESAIYRAGEDIYRKEQELLASGLGTNEALLGAAREFAVECAILKVEGSEVLDYVTDEGVQIYGGYGFSADYPMDRNYRDSRINRIFEGTNEINRMLAVDMILKKGLKGEIDLMGPAQAVQQELMSIPSMGESDDSAFASERKAIANMKKAILMVAGTAVQKYMNSLAKEQEVLMNIADMAIKTYTAESVLLRVEKEIAAKGEAALAQQLDMARVYLSDAIDLVEKSGREAIASMTEGDEQRLLSMGLKRFTKPDLFNVKDARRRVAAGLIEANEYCY, from the coding sequence ATGGAAGTATCGAACAAAGCCGTCGTGAAAGGCGGCGAATTCATCATCAAGCCTACTGAGGCTCAAGACGTTTTCACGCCCGCCGACTTCACGGAGGAGCAGAACATGATGTACCAGACCTGCCTGGATTTCCTGGTGGCTGAGGTGCACCCGCTGCTGGAGCGCCTCGACAACCACGAGGAGGGCCTCATGCGCGGCCTGATGGAAAAGGCGGGTCAACTCGGCCTATTTGGGGTGAGCGTGCCAGTGCAGTTTGGCGGTCTCGATATGGACTTTCCGACCGCGTTGCGCGTGACGGAGGGGGTAGGCGGCGGCAACTCGTTTCCGGTGGCCTTTGCGGCGCACACGGGCATTGCCCTGCTACCAATTCTGTATTTCGGCACTGATGCGCAGAAGCAAAAATACATTCCCGGCCTCACGGATGGCACCCTGATGGGCGCTTACTGCCTGACGGAGCCCGGCTCGGGGTCCGACGCGCTGGGCGCGAAGACCAAAGCCGTGCTGAATGCCGAAGGCACGCACTACGTGCTAAACGGCCAGAAGATGTGGATTACCAACGCTGGCTTTGCCGACGTGTTTATCGTATTTGCCAAGATTGATGGCGAGCAGTTCACGGGCTTTATCGTGGACAAGGACACGCCTGGCCTGAGCCTCGGCAACGAGGAGCACAAGATGGGCATCAAGGGTTCTTCGACGCGCCAGGTATTTTTGAGCGATGCGCAGGTGCCCAAGGAAAACGTACTAGGTGAGATTGGCAAGGGCCACCTCATTGCCTTTAATGTGCTGAATATCGGCCGCGTCAAGTTGGCGGCGGCTTGCCTGGGCGGCGCGAAGGCAACGGCCACGCAGAGCGTGAAGTACGCCAATGAGCGCGTGCAGTTCAAGCTGCCCATCTCGAAGTTTGGCGCGATTCGCTATAAGCTGGCGCAGCAGGCCATTCGGATGTACGCCGTAGAATCGGCCATTTACCGCGCTGGCGAGGACATTTATCGCAAGGAGCAGGAGTTGCTGGCTAGCGGCCTGGGCACCAACGAAGCCTTGCTGGGCGCAGCCCGCGAGTTTGCCGTGGAGTGCGCTATTTTGAAAGTAGAGGGCTCGGAAGTACTTGATTACGTGACCGATGAGGGCGTACAGATTTACGGTGGCTATGGTTTTTCGGCCGACTACCCAATGGACCGCAACTACCGTGACTCGCGTATCAACCGGATTTTCGAGGGCACCAACGAAATCAACCGAATGCTGGCCGTCGATATGATTCTGAAGAAGGGTCTGAAAGGCGAAATCGACCTCATGGGTCCGGCCCAGGCTGTGCAGCAGGAGTTGATGAGCATCCCGAGCATGGGCGAGAGCGACGACTCAGCCTTCGCTAGCGAGAGAAAAGCCATTGCCAACATGAAAAAGGCCATCCTGATGGTAGCTGGCACGGCCGTGCAAAAATACATGAACTCGCTCGCCAAGGAGCAGGAAGTGCTAATGAATATCGCCGATATGGCCATTAAAACCTACACCGCCGAAAGCGTGCTGCTGCGCGTGGAGAAGGAAATCGCCGCCAAAGGCGAGGCTGCCCTGGCCCAACAGCTCGATATGGCCCGCGTGTACCTCTCCGACGCCATCGACCTAGTAGAAAAATCGGGCCGCGAAGCCATCGCCAGCATGACCGAAGGCGACGAGCAGCGCCTGCTGAGCATGGGCCTCAAACGCTTCACCAAGCCTGACCTTTTCAATGTGAAAGATGCCCGCCGCCGCGTGGCCGCCGGCCTCATCGAAGCCAACGAATACTGCTACTAG
- a CDS encoding 50S ribosome-binding protein YggL encodes MKKRLRKKLKIREFQRTGFSVGLYLNFLTDDTKSSYPFWHKLTSFVEANGLYVEGAINDFSIFTNYNKIPVPSIKESDRRLIRDWLQQQLEVKNFRIGPPTVDWHPFFH; translated from the coding sequence ATGAAAAAGCGACTACGTAAGAAGCTAAAAATTAGAGAGTTTCAGAGAACTGGGTTTTCGGTAGGTCTTTACCTAAATTTTCTCACTGACGATACTAAAAGCTCTTACCCTTTCTGGCATAAGTTGACATCTTTTGTTGAGGCAAATGGCTTGTATGTTGAAGGGGCGATAAACGACTTCTCAATTTTTACCAACTACAATAAGATTCCTGTACCATCAATTAAGGAGTCCGACCGTCGTTTAATAAGGGATTGGTTACAGCAACAACTCGAAGTGAAAAACTTCAGAATTGGCCCGCCAACTGTAGACTGGCATCCTTTCTTTCACTAG
- a CDS encoding acetyl-CoA C-acyltransferase, producing the protein MANTAYIVAGFRTAVGKAPRGVFRFTRPDDLAAEVIKHLVKSVPALDPSRVDDVIVGNAVPEAEQGLQMGRLISLLALPINVPGLIVNRYCGSGVETIAMAVGKITAGMAECIIAGGTESMSMVPTVGWKTVPNYKLANEHPDYYMGMGLTAEAVANDYKISRQDQDEFSYNSHQKAIKAIKEGKFAKSIVPITVEETYLDQATGKKKNRSYVVDTDEGPRADTSIEALARLRPVFAANGSVTAGNSSQTSDGAAFVLVMSERMVKELNLEPIARMVTYATEGVDPRIMGMGPIAAVPKALRQAGMKLADIDLFELNEAFASQSLAVVRELGINTEKLNVNGGAIALGHPLGCSGAKLSIQLFDELRDRGQKYGIVTACVGGGQGVAGIYELLK; encoded by the coding sequence ATGGCTAATACCGCATATATCGTGGCCGGCTTTCGCACGGCCGTTGGCAAAGCGCCGCGTGGCGTCTTCCGTTTCACCCGCCCCGACGACCTGGCGGCCGAGGTTATCAAGCACCTCGTGAAGTCGGTGCCGGCCCTGGACCCCAGCCGCGTCGACGACGTGATTGTGGGCAACGCCGTGCCCGAAGCCGAGCAGGGCCTGCAAATGGGCCGCCTCATCTCGCTGCTCGCGCTGCCTATCAACGTGCCGGGCCTCATCGTGAACCGCTACTGCGGCTCGGGCGTGGAAACCATTGCCATGGCCGTGGGCAAAATCACGGCTGGCATGGCCGAGTGCATCATCGCGGGCGGCACCGAAAGCATGAGCATGGTGCCCACCGTAGGCTGGAAAACCGTGCCCAACTACAAGCTCGCCAACGAGCACCCCGACTACTACATGGGCATGGGCCTCACCGCCGAAGCCGTGGCCAACGACTACAAAATCAGCCGCCAGGACCAGGACGAATTTTCCTACAACTCGCACCAGAAAGCTATCAAGGCTATCAAGGAAGGCAAGTTTGCTAAGAGCATCGTGCCCATCACGGTAGAGGAAACCTACCTCGACCAAGCCACCGGCAAGAAGAAAAACCGCTCCTACGTAGTCGATACCGACGAAGGTCCTCGCGCCGATACGTCTATCGAGGCGCTGGCCCGCCTGCGCCCCGTGTTCGCCGCCAACGGCTCGGTTACGGCCGGCAACTCGTCGCAAACCTCCGACGGCGCGGCCTTCGTGCTGGTAATGAGCGAGCGCATGGTGAAGGAGCTGAACCTGGAGCCCATCGCCCGCATGGTCACCTACGCTACCGAGGGCGTCGACCCGCGCATCATGGGCATGGGCCCGATTGCGGCCGTGCCGAAAGCCCTACGCCAGGCCGGTATGAAGTTGGCAGACATTGACTTGTTCGAACTGAACGAGGCCTTCGCCTCGCAGTCGCTGGCCGTGGTGCGCGAGTTGGGCATCAACACTGAAAAGCTAAACGTGAACGGCGGCGCCATCGCGCTGGGCCACCCACTGGGCTGCTCGGGCGCCAAGCTGAGCATCCAACTCTTCGATGAGCTGCGCGACCGGGGCCAGAAGTACGGCATCGTCACCGCCTGCGTGGGCGGCGGCCAGGGCGTAGCAGGGATTTATGAGCTGCTGAAGTAG